The Alteripontixanthobacter sp. genome has a window encoding:
- a CDS encoding DUF1013 domain-containing protein, which yields MADQAAPLMPHATATWLVDNTGLSFEQIAEFCQIHILEVQAMADDMAGSKYTGRDPVHVGELTLAEIEKGQADPAYRLKMQKAPVEVTRTKGPRYTPVSKRQDKPDGISWILRNHPEVSDAQISKLIGTTRNTINAIRDRSHWNIQNIQAKDPVTLGLCSQRELDAAVAKAAKKAGNDEAVAPVDSGDDKARLIEELRAEREQAVKDAAAAAQEAEAAAWLENKRADEAGETEAESPPPAG from the coding sequence ATGGCCGATCAGGCTGCCCCGCTCATGCCCCACGCGACCGCCACCTGGCTGGTCGACAATACGGGCCTCAGCTTCGAACAGATCGCTGAATTCTGCCAGATCCATATCCTGGAAGTGCAGGCGATGGCGGACGATATGGCCGGTTCCAAATATACCGGGCGCGATCCGGTCCATGTGGGCGAGCTGACGCTGGCAGAAATCGAGAAGGGGCAGGCTGATCCCGCCTATCGTCTGAAAATGCAGAAAGCTCCGGTGGAAGTTACCCGGACCAAGGGCCCGCGCTACACCCCCGTGTCCAAGCGGCAGGACAAGCCCGACGGTATTTCCTGGATCCTGCGCAACCACCCCGAAGTGTCCGACGCGCAGATTTCCAAACTGATCGGCACTACGCGCAACACGATCAACGCGATCCGCGATCGCAGCCACTGGAACATCCAGAACATCCAGGCGAAAGACCCGGTGACGCTGGGTCTGTGCTCGCAGCGCGAACTGGATGCCGCCGTGGCCAAGGCGGCCAAGAAGGCGGGCAATGACGAGGCTGTGGCCCCGGTCGATTCGGGCGACGACAAGGCCCGGCTGATCGAAGAGCTGCGCGCGGAACGCGAGCAGGCTGTGAAAGATGCCGCCGCGGCCGCCCAGGAAGCCGAAGCCGCCGCATGGCTGGAAAACAAGCGCGCCGACGAAGCTGGCGAGACCGAGGCGGAATCGCCGCCCCCTGCTGGCTGA
- a CDS encoding long-chain fatty acid--CoA ligase, with the protein MTVNNAPYHHPQPWDMPIEPVVLPAMFAASAQRVPHAPLVDFLGRRYNYQQLVAEATAFAHGLRALGVGQGDRVGLFLPNVPIYISAYYGAMMAGAVVVNFSPLYTVDELAHQVEDSGAKTMVTIDSSALLPTALKVLEKSSLDRLVVGRLPTMLSPLKGAAMRLLKRRDLTPIPSRHDVLAWRTVIAAGRGGAASDLPKMAADDLALLQYTGGTTGTPKGAMLTHANLSSNAIQVDAIDPFRGDPDMIMGALPLFHVFANTCVLNRTVLKGGCIAMVPRFDAKQVLATIDRVKPTAFPGVPTMYQALLDHPKAAKTDFSSLKVCISGGAALSAPTRDAFEELSQARLCEGYGLTESSGVVSANPYQGMRKPGTIGQVIPGTHVMLLDKEDPAKRAPEGEPGELVIRGPQVMQGYWNRPDTQAETFAEFEGQSWLRTGDIADLDDDGFLKIVDRSKDMIAVGGFKVFPSQVEAVLVEHKAVKEALVIGFPHDYQGETPRAFVTLNEGFDNSGDDLMSWLNQRVGKHERVSGVTVREDLPKTMIGKLDRKALRAEVLPQDG; encoded by the coding sequence ATGACTGTCAATAATGCGCCCTACCACCACCCGCAGCCGTGGGATATGCCGATCGAGCCGGTAGTTCTGCCGGCGATGTTCGCCGCCAGCGCCCAGCGTGTGCCGCACGCTCCGCTGGTCGATTTTCTGGGCCGGAGGTATAATTACCAGCAGCTAGTTGCCGAGGCGACTGCCTTTGCGCACGGCCTGCGCGCGCTGGGGGTGGGGCAGGGTGACCGCGTCGGGCTGTTCCTGCCCAATGTGCCGATCTACATCTCGGCCTATTACGGCGCGATGATGGCGGGCGCGGTGGTGGTGAATTTCTCGCCGCTCTACACCGTGGACGAGCTGGCCCATCAGGTCGAGGATTCCGGGGCGAAGACGATGGTCACCATCGATTCTTCCGCCCTTCTGCCCACAGCGCTCAAGGTGCTGGAAAAGTCTTCGCTCGACCGGCTGGTCGTCGGACGCCTCCCAACCATGCTTTCGCCCCTGAAGGGTGCGGCCATGCGTTTGCTGAAGCGGCGCGATCTCACGCCGATTCCTTCGCGCCACGATGTGCTTGCCTGGCGCACGGTCATCGCTGCCGGACGCGGCGGTGCGGCGAGCGATCTGCCGAAAATGGCGGCGGACGATCTGGCATTGCTGCAATATACCGGCGGCACCACCGGCACGCCCAAGGGTGCGATGCTGACCCATGCCAACCTGTCCAGCAATGCCATCCAGGTGGACGCGATCGACCCGTTTCGGGGCGATCCGGACATGATCATGGGCGCGCTGCCGCTGTTCCACGTATTCGCCAATACCTGCGTGCTCAATCGCACGGTGCTGAAAGGCGGCTGCATCGCCATGGTGCCGCGCTTCGATGCAAAACAGGTGCTCGCCACGATCGACCGGGTGAAGCCCACCGCCTTTCCGGGCGTGCCGACGATGTATCAGGCGCTGCTCGACCATCCCAAGGCGGCCAAGACCGATTTCAGCAGCCTGAAAGTGTGCATTTCAGGCGGCGCGGCACTGTCTGCGCCGACCCGCGATGCGTTCGAAGAATTGAGCCAGGCGCGCTTGTGCGAAGGCTACGGGCTGACGGAAAGCTCCGGCGTGGTGTCGGCCAATCCGTATCAAGGGATGCGCAAGCCCGGCACTATCGGCCAGGTCATTCCGGGCACCCATGTGATGCTGCTGGACAAGGAGGACCCGGCCAAGCGTGCGCCGGAGGGGGAGCCGGGCGAACTGGTTATTCGTGGGCCGCAGGTCATGCAGGGGTATTGGAACCGGCCCGACACCCAGGCCGAAACCTTTGCCGAGTTCGAAGGCCAATCCTGGCTGCGTACCGGCGATATTGCCGATCTGGACGACGATGGTTTTCTCAAGATCGTGGATCGCAGCAAGGACATGATCGCCGTTGGCGGCTTCAAGGTTTTCCCGAGCCAGGTCGAGGCGGTGCTGGTCGAACACAAAGCTGTGAAAGAGGCGCTGGTGATCGGCTTTCCGCACGATTACCAGGGCGAAACCCCGCGCGCTTTCGTCACGCTGAACGAAGGGTTCGACAATAGCGGCGACGATCTGATGTCATGGCTTAACCAGCGCGTCGGCAAGCATGAGCGGGTCAGCGGCGTGACCGTGCGCGAAGATCTGCCCAAGACCATGATCGGCAAGCTCGACCGCAAGGCGCTGCGCGCAGAAGTGTTGCCGCAGGACGGCTAA
- a CDS encoding glycosyltransferase family 1 protein, producing the protein MNVMARFLGNDASPTAPRRIAIITDAWKPQMNGVVRTLEATIVRLRARVHRVLVISPDLFASVPCPTYPEIRLAMPQPGAVAKRLAAFVPDAIHIATEGPLGLAARRWCIAQRIGFTTAYHTQFPAYVSRRTSLPESLLWRYVRWFHGPAERIMVATHSVREELREQGLGNLHHWSRGVDLACFTPGAPPPPEYAALDGPIQLYVGRVAVEKNLEAFLSSSFPGAKVVVGDGPALGDLKARFPDAYFLGRRSGRDLAGCYAGADVFVFPSRTDTFGLVMIEALACGTPVAAFPVPGPLDIVTDDIGALSDDLDRAIGAALLSRSADCAAAGAGYSWDAATDQFLSGLVPLDQLAVRTLPLPLPA; encoded by the coding sequence ATGAATGTTATGGCACGCTTCCTCGGCAACGATGCGTCGCCTACCGCTCCTCGGCGCATCGCGATCATCACCGATGCGTGGAAGCCGCAGATGAACGGCGTGGTCCGCACGCTGGAAGCCACTATCGTACGCCTTCGCGCGCGGGTACACCGAGTGCTTGTGATCTCGCCCGATCTGTTCGCTTCGGTCCCTTGCCCGACCTATCCCGAAATCCGTCTCGCCATGCCGCAACCAGGTGCAGTGGCAAAGCGGCTCGCTGCATTTGTACCGGATGCAATCCACATCGCCACCGAAGGGCCGCTGGGGCTTGCCGCGCGCCGTTGGTGCATTGCGCAGAGAATCGGCTTCACCACAGCCTATCATACCCAATTCCCGGCCTATGTCTCACGCCGGACCAGCCTGCCGGAGAGCCTGCTTTGGCGCTATGTCCGCTGGTTCCATGGTCCTGCCGAGCGGATCATGGTCGCCACTCACTCGGTCCGCGAGGAATTGCGCGAGCAGGGATTGGGCAACCTGCATCATTGGAGCCGCGGGGTCGATCTCGCCTGCTTTACACCCGGCGCGCCACCGCCGCCGGAATATGCCGCGCTGGATGGTCCGATCCAGCTGTATGTCGGGCGCGTAGCGGTGGAGAAGAACCTCGAAGCATTCCTGTCCTCTTCCTTTCCCGGCGCAAAAGTCGTTGTCGGCGATGGCCCCGCGCTGGGCGATCTGAAAGCGCGCTTTCCCGATGCATATTTTCTAGGGCGGCGCAGCGGGCGTGATTTGGCCGGATGCTATGCAGGGGCCGACGTGTTCGTATTTCCCAGCCGCACCGATACGTTCGGACTGGTCATGATAGAGGCGCTGGCTTGCGGCACGCCGGTCGCCGCTTTCCCGGTGCCGGGGCCGCTGGACATCGTTACCGACGATATCGGCGCGCTCTCCGACGATCTCGATCGGGCCATCGGTGCAGCCTTGCTCAGCCGCAGCGCGGACTGCGCCGCAGCGGGCGCCGGGTATAGCTGGGATGCGGCGACGGACCAGTTTCTCTCCGGCCTCGTCCCGCTAGATCAGCTCGCCGTGCGGACCCTTCCCTTGCCGCTGCCAGCGTAA
- a CDS encoding UDP-2,3-diacylglucosamine diphosphatase yields the protein MGSVSVFTGGEGKPVAIPEPQDPHRRKYRTIWISDVHLGTKGCNAELLIDFLDHTDSETMYLVGDIIDGWRLKKKFYWPPEHNDIIWRLLKRAKRGTRIVYIPGNHDEMFRQFTGINFGGIEIKRAAFHDTADGRRLMVLHGDEFDAVMLSHRWLAFVGDALYTFMMGLNRWVNAVRRRFDLPYWSLSKMAKHKVKNAVEFIGKYEEVVAKAAGDRGVDGVVCGHIHTAEIRQIEQDGKTIAYYNDGDWVEGCNALVEHFDGRMELLHWPEEIAKRVPAQEQPATAAPTVESAAA from the coding sequence ATGGGCAGCGTCTCGGTATTTACCGGTGGAGAAGGCAAACCAGTCGCCATCCCGGAACCGCAAGACCCGCATCGGCGCAAATACCGCACCATCTGGATCAGCGATGTCCATCTGGGCACCAAGGGATGCAATGCCGAGCTGCTGATCGATTTCCTCGACCACACCGACAGCGAGACGATGTATCTGGTCGGCGATATTATCGATGGCTGGCGGCTGAAGAAGAAGTTCTACTGGCCGCCCGAACATAACGACATAATCTGGAGACTGCTGAAACGCGCCAAGCGCGGCACGCGGATCGTCTATATCCCCGGCAATCACGACGAGATGTTCCGCCAGTTCACCGGCATCAATTTCGGCGGCATCGAGATCAAGCGCGCCGCCTTTCACGATACCGCCGATGGCCGCCGCCTGATGGTCCTGCATGGCGATGAGTTCGATGCCGTCATGCTGTCGCATCGCTGGCTCGCCTTCGTCGGGGACGCGCTTTACACATTCATGATGGGGCTAAACCGCTGGGTGAACGCCGTGCGGCGCAGATTCGATCTGCCCTATTGGTCGCTCAGCAAGATGGCCAAGCACAAGGTCAAGAATGCTGTCGAGTTCATCGGCAAATATGAGGAAGTCGTCGCCAAGGCGGCTGGCGATCGCGGGGTGGACGGGGTGGTGTGCGGCCATATCCACACCGCCGAAATCCGTCAGATCGAACAAGATGGCAAGACTATCGCCTACTATAATGATGGCGACTGGGTGGAAGGCTGCAACGCGCTGGTCGAACATTTCGATGGCCGCATGGAATTGCTCCACTGGCCGGAGGAAATCGCGAAGCGTGTCCCCGCGCAAGAGCAACCGGCCACAGCGGCACCGACGGTTGAGAGCGCTGCAGCATGA
- a CDS encoding polymer-forming cytoskeletal protein, whose product MASKARSGSAGNSTFSMLGQDVTIVGNVTASADLHVDGRIEGDITCASLVQGDSSEIEGAIVAETARLSGRVDGSISAKELVILKSARISGDVHYDALTIEQGAQVEGRFAHRAKGAAAATPSAMKATKPGSSPAKSEPSLSLAN is encoded by the coding sequence ATGGCGAGTAAGGCACGCTCCGGTTCGGCCGGCAACTCCACCTTTTCGATGCTGGGGCAGGATGTCACCATCGTCGGCAACGTTACCGCTTCGGCCGATCTTCACGTCGATGGGCGTATCGAAGGCGATATTACCTGCGCCTCGCTCGTGCAGGGCGACAGCAGCGAAATCGAAGGCGCCATCGTGGCGGAAACCGCGCGGCTGTCCGGCCGGGTCGATGGATCGATTTCGGCAAAAGAGCTGGTGATCCTTAAATCCGCCCGCATCAGCGGCGATGTTCATTACGACGCGCTGACGATCGAGCAGGGCGCGCAGGTCGAAGGCCGCTTTGCACATCGGGCCAAGGGCGCAGCCGCAGCGACACCTTCGGCAATGAAGGCGACCAAGCCGGGCAGCAGCCCAGCCAAGAGCGAACCCAGCCTGAGCCTCGCGAACTGA